From a single Adhaeribacter swui genomic region:
- a CDS encoding lipopolysaccharide biosynthesis protein, with amino-acid sequence MGIIKRQGIQNSIISYAGVLIGYVNVMVLFPRMLSVEQVGLTRVLPNIAIVLAQLSALGFGSAGIKFFPFFRDKALKHHNFLTFLLGIPLLGFSIIIGLFYLFQPQILDYYAKEAPLLRQYSYYIGPLSLFTLFYTLFNSYLTSLYKTVIPSFTKEFLLRVGVSVCVLLYAYDFINFETFLFLFIAVNAGITLVLLVYIVWLKQFYVSPKFTQWRGQPIRPMLQYGLYAFLGNISSTIITVIDSIMITHYNGLGDAGIYTTATNVASIILIAGSSIYKIASPKIADYWKNNDLKTMQVLYKQVTRINMVVGCLLFIGIWANIHNLLALLPKAYSAGKYVIFFVCAARLFDLASGINGYILLTSPRYRWDLIFNISLALLTIVANPFFIRNYGINGAGFVFFIVYGVINTIRVACVYYFYKMQPFDKTSVQIIMLALLAYVVGWQLPFMYHPFVDIAIRSVLITLVYGIGVIRLNLAPEMTDKLLANIRKI; translated from the coding sequence ATGGGCATCATTAAACGGCAAGGCATTCAGAACAGCATTATTTCTTACGCCGGGGTGCTTATTGGTTACGTAAACGTGATGGTACTTTTTCCGCGCATGTTAAGTGTGGAACAGGTGGGTTTAACCCGGGTGTTACCCAACATTGCCATTGTACTGGCGCAATTGTCGGCTTTGGGTTTCGGGAGTGCCGGCATTAAGTTTTTTCCTTTTTTCCGGGATAAAGCTTTAAAGCATCATAATTTTTTAACTTTTTTGCTGGGAATACCCCTCCTGGGTTTTAGCATTATTATAGGGTTATTCTATCTTTTTCAACCGCAAATACTAGATTATTACGCCAAAGAAGCGCCGTTGCTCCGGCAGTATTCTTACTACATTGGTCCGCTGAGCTTATTTACACTTTTCTACACTTTATTTAATAGCTACTTAACCTCGCTTTACAAAACGGTTATTCCGTCCTTTACTAAAGAATTTCTGCTGCGGGTGGGCGTGAGTGTATGCGTGCTGCTGTACGCCTACGACTTCATAAATTTTGAAACTTTCTTGTTTTTATTTATTGCGGTAAACGCCGGTATTACGCTGGTTTTGCTGGTTTACATTGTATGGCTTAAGCAATTTTATGTATCGCCTAAGTTTACCCAGTGGCGAGGGCAGCCCATTAGGCCAATGCTGCAATATGGCTTATATGCCTTTTTGGGAAACATTTCCAGCACCATTATTACCGTTATCGATTCCATCATGATTACGCATTATAATGGGCTCGGCGATGCCGGTATTTACACCACAGCTACCAATGTAGCCAGCATTATTTTAATTGCGGGTAGTTCCATCTATAAAATTGCGTCGCCTAAAATTGCCGATTACTGGAAAAATAACGATTTAAAAACCATGCAGGTGCTCTACAAACAAGTTACCCGCATTAACATGGTGGTGGGCTGTTTGTTATTTATTGGCATCTGGGCTAACATTCATAATTTATTAGCGCTGCTACCTAAAGCTTATAGCGCAGGAAAGTACGTCATCTTTTTCGTATGTGCGGCCCGTTTGTTTGATTTAGCTTCGGGTATTAACGGCTACATTTTATTAACCTCGCCGCGTTACCGCTGGGACCTTATTTTTAATATTTCCTTAGCCTTACTCACTATCGTGGCAAACCCGTTTTTTATCCGGAATTATGGCATCAACGGGGCAGGCTTCGTGTTTTTTATTGTGTACGGGGTTATCAATACTATTCGGGTAGCCTGCGTGTATTACTTCTATAAAATGCAGCCTTTCGATAAAACTTCGGTGCAAATTATTATGCTGGCCTTGCTGGCTTACGTGGTGGGTTGGCAACTGCCTTTTATGTACCATCCGTTTGTAGACATTGCCATCCGGTCGGTTTTAATTACCCTGGTTTACGGCATCGGCGTTATACGTCTGAACCTGGCTCCTGAAATGACGGATAAATTGCTCGCCAATATCCGGAAGATTTAA
- a CDS encoding sensor histidine kinase has product MVNVPVPKTIQNTFIVSLAVLCITFILALYSVNRIDTKSDWVEHTNLVLLRLEDILSYLQDAEVGQRGYLLTENPDFLKPYYGVYDQLLQSYNQARKLTHDNYQQQQRLDTLLVLINKRFEVLNRTIALGKKGEQDSATALVMSQQGKKLMDQIRVLINRMETEELRLKKIRYDQVKKSSILTAILISISSFLALLICIIAYRVTKKEIKQTLKLQHQLAQSNQEIKQTNEELKQAEATLKQLNTTLEAKVAERTAYLTHVKDDLNLLNQELFEKNQRLNRVNTDLDNFIYAASHDLKAPVTNIEGLINLIKKTDCYQDEDTKEIIDRMGVSGEKLKNAIEDLSVVIRVQKELDLNTEVIDVGTIIQDIRISIADLLQASQAQINLKIDPAAPIKFSRNNFRSILYNLIYNAIQYRSYERTPEILISTTSIPGNTLLTVSDNGIGFNPAKKDNIFLLFKRLHNHVEGSGVGLFIVKRMLDNAGGKIEVESEENAGTTFRLYFPV; this is encoded by the coding sequence ATGGTAAATGTACCCGTACCTAAAACCATTCAAAACACGTTTATAGTATCGCTTGCTGTTTTATGTATTACGTTTATTCTGGCGTTGTACAGTGTTAACAGAATAGATACCAAATCAGATTGGGTAGAACATACTAACCTGGTGTTGCTCCGGCTAGAAGACATCTTATCGTATTTACAAGATGCCGAAGTAGGCCAGCGGGGCTACTTACTCACCGAAAACCCGGATTTTTTAAAACCTTATTACGGCGTTTACGACCAGTTACTGCAAAGCTACAACCAAGCACGTAAATTAACCCACGATAATTATCAGCAGCAACAACGGCTAGATACCTTATTGGTATTAATTAACAAGCGGTTTGAGGTATTAAACCGCACCATTGCTTTGGGTAAAAAAGGAGAACAGGATTCGGCCACTGCCTTAGTTATGTCCCAACAAGGCAAAAAGCTCATGGACCAAATCCGGGTTTTAATAAACCGCATGGAAACCGAAGAGCTCCGGTTAAAAAAAATCCGGTACGATCAGGTGAAAAAGTCATCGATATTAACGGCTATCTTAATTTCTATTTCTTCTTTTCTGGCATTATTAATTTGCATTATTGCTTACCGGGTTACCAAAAAAGAAATAAAGCAAACCCTAAAACTGCAACATCAGCTAGCGCAGTCGAACCAGGAAATTAAACAAACCAACGAAGAACTAAAGCAAGCCGAAGCCACTTTAAAGCAACTTAACACTACTTTAGAAGCCAAAGTAGCGGAAAGAACGGCTTATTTAACGCACGTAAAAGATGATCTTAATTTATTAAATCAGGAGCTTTTTGAAAAAAACCAAAGATTAAACCGGGTTAATACCGATTTAGATAATTTTATTTATGCGGCCTCGCACGATTTAAAAGCCCCGGTTACCAACATTGAAGGTTTAATTAACCTAATCAAAAAAACCGATTGCTACCAGGACGAAGACACCAAAGAAATAATTGACAGAATGGGCGTATCCGGCGAAAAATTAAAAAACGCCATCGAAGATTTATCCGTGGTTATTCGGGTGCAAAAAGAATTAGACTTAAACACCGAAGTGATTGATGTGGGCACTATTATTCAGGACATCCGCATCTCCATCGCCGATTTGCTACAAGCCTCGCAGGCCCAAATAAATTTAAAAATTGATCCTGCCGCCCCAATTAAATTCTCGCGGAATAACTTCCGGAGTATACTGTATAATTTAATTTACAATGCCATTCAGTACCGTTCTTACGAAAGAACCCCCGAAATTTTAATTTCCACTACCAGCATTCCGGGTAATACTTTGCTTACCGTAAGTGATAATGGCATTGGATTTAACCCGGCCAAAAAAGACAACATATTTCTATTGTTTAAGCGGCTGCACAACCACGTAGAAGGCTCCGGGGTGGGTTTATTTATCGTAAAAAGAATGCTGGATAATGCGGGCGGTAAAATAGAAGTAGAAAGCGAAGAAAACGCAGGCACTACGTTCCGGCTATATTTCCCGGTTTAA
- the fsa gene encoding fructose-6-phosphate aldolase codes for MKFFIDTANLNEIREAYDLGILDGVTTNPSLMAKEGIKGHDNVMAHYKAICDIVDGDISAEVIAVDYEGIIREGEMLAELHPNIVVKVPMIREGVKAIKYFSDKGIKTNCTLIFNAGQALLAAKAGATYVSPFIGRLDDIGQDGMQLIEQIVQIFSNYGYPTEVLAASVRHTNHLLQCAEVGADVVTCPLNVITSLLNHPLTDSGLAKFLADHKKVNG; via the coding sequence ATGAAATTTTTTATTGATACTGCTAACCTGAACGAAATCCGGGAAGCTTACGATTTAGGCATTCTGGATGGTGTTACCACTAATCCGTCGCTGATGGCGAAAGAAGGCATAAAAGGCCACGACAACGTAATGGCCCATTACAAGGCTATTTGCGACATCGTAGACGGCGACATTAGCGCCGAAGTAATTGCCGTGGATTACGAAGGTATTATCCGGGAAGGCGAAATGCTGGCCGAACTGCACCCTAACATTGTGGTAAAAGTACCCATGATCCGGGAAGGCGTAAAAGCGATTAAATATTTCTCCGATAAAGGAATTAAAACTAACTGCACTTTAATTTTTAACGCGGGCCAGGCTTTGTTAGCCGCTAAAGCCGGGGCTACTTACGTATCGCCGTTTATTGGCCGCTTAGATGATATTGGCCAGGATGGCATGCAGTTAATCGAGCAAATCGTTCAGATTTTCAGCAACTACGGTTACCCCACCGAAGTATTAGCTGCCTCGGTGCGCCATACCAACCATTTGTTGCAGTGCGCCGAAGTTGGTGCCGATGTGGTTACCTGCCCGTTAAATGTAATTACCTCTTTACTGAACCACCCGCTTACCGATAGTGGTTTGGCTAAATTCCTGGCCGATCATAAAAAAGTAAACGGTTAA
- a CDS encoding DegT/DnrJ/EryC1/StrS family aminotransferase, translated as MNPISLSDAQDTGKLLQTALESAFNEVLQSGDFINGAPVKTFAKALGNLVRVPEVITCGNGTDALQIALMALDLPPGSEVILPAFNYVSALEVVVLLGFVPVLADVLPDTFSLEPNSVKARFTAKTRAIIAVHLFGQCAGLGFLSEFCRQHQLYLIEDNAQSLGAQCLSSEGKSAYAGTVGHIGTTSFFPTKMLGALGDGGAIFTRDQKLATSMRQITRHGQSQKYTYARVGVNSRLDTLQAAFLLVKLNFLNFYISQRQAIAQQYDQLLQNNTFIQVPARSLESTHVFNQYVIQVPAGYRDSLRHYLHEQQIPTAVYYPSPLHTQPAYQHLGYQTGDFPVAEAICPKVIALPMHPALTLDQVQYITFHILKFFKNQTSFT; from the coding sequence ATGAATCCAATTAGTTTATCTGACGCCCAAGATACTGGTAAATTATTGCAAACAGCCTTGGAAAGCGCTTTTAACGAGGTGCTCCAGTCGGGCGATTTTATTAACGGGGCGCCGGTTAAAACTTTTGCAAAGGCTTTAGGAAATTTGGTGCGGGTACCCGAAGTTATTACTTGCGGTAATGGTACCGATGCGTTGCAAATTGCTTTAATGGCGTTGGATTTACCACCCGGCAGCGAAGTAATTCTTCCGGCATTTAATTACGTATCGGCGTTGGAAGTGGTAGTTTTATTGGGCTTCGTGCCGGTGTTAGCAGATGTGCTGCCAGATACTTTTTCTTTAGAACCCAATTCGGTAAAAGCCCGGTTTACTGCTAAAACCCGGGCTATTATAGCAGTACATTTGTTCGGGCAATGCGCCGGTTTAGGTTTTCTTAGCGAGTTTTGCCGCCAGCACCAACTGTATTTAATTGAAGATAATGCCCAGAGTCTAGGCGCTCAATGTTTAAGCTCAGAAGGAAAGTCGGCGTATGCCGGCACAGTGGGTCATATCGGAACAACTTCTTTTTTCCCTACTAAAATGCTGGGAGCCCTCGGCGATGGTGGTGCCATTTTTACCCGCGACCAGAAACTAGCTACGAGTATGCGGCAAATTACCCGGCACGGACAAAGCCAGAAATATACATATGCGCGCGTTGGGGTTAATTCCCGGTTAGATACGTTACAAGCGGCATTTCTGCTGGTAAAATTAAATTTTTTAAATTTTTACATTTCCCAACGACAAGCAATAGCCCAGCAGTACGATCAATTGCTGCAAAATAACACCTTTATTCAAGTTCCGGCACGATCCCTAGAAAGTACGCATGTTTTTAACCAGTATGTGATACAAGTACCTGCCGGGTACCGGGATTCTCTGCGGCACTATTTGCACGAACAGCAAATTCCAACTGCGGTTTATTATCCCAGTCCGTTGCATACGCAACCGGCCTACCAGCATTTGGGTTATCAGACCGGGGATTTTCCGGTAGCCGAAGCTATTTGCCCGAAAGTAATTGCCTTACCCATGCATCCCGCTCTTACTTTAGACCAGGTGCAATACATCACTTTCCATATTTTAAAATTTTTTAAAAATCAGACAAGCTTTACTTAA
- a CDS encoding glycosyltransferase family 2 protein, whose product MVSEVSILIPVYNYHITTIVHQLQAQCQRAAIAYEIICLDDASNNGCKIGNQKVKFLKNVIYEELPVNISRAAIRNVLARKARYAYLLFLDNDSQIISEEFIATYLQAAKPDTVYVGGTVYQPEPPAPEYRLHWYYGQKREQRPAVIRQQNPYQQIQVNNLFVSRALYLANPLPEVFASYGHEDTLWGTHLAKAKIPVWHLDNPVCHAGLVSTANFLLKTEQAVNNLVLLNQSGQVVSSSLIRTYRFLKKVKAVNLFRWIFVKVQSLLLVRLRSACPSLVLLDMYKLGLFVNAIQKTQKQNF is encoded by the coding sequence ATGGTATCTGAGGTATCTATCCTGATTCCTGTTTATAATTACCACATTACTACCATAGTGCACCAGCTCCAGGCGCAATGCCAACGAGCCGCTATTGCGTACGAAATTATTTGCCTCGACGATGCTTCAAATAACGGGTGCAAAATCGGTAACCAAAAAGTAAAATTTTTGAAAAATGTAATTTACGAAGAGCTGCCGGTAAACATTAGCCGTGCGGCCATCCGGAATGTACTTGCCCGGAAAGCCAGGTACGCGTACCTGCTTTTTCTGGATAATGATTCCCAAATTATTTCGGAAGAATTTATCGCTACTTATTTACAAGCAGCCAAGCCGGATACGGTTTACGTTGGAGGCACTGTGTACCAGCCGGAGCCGCCAGCTCCGGAGTATCGCTTGCACTGGTATTACGGCCAAAAGCGGGAACAACGCCCAGCCGTTATCCGGCAGCAAAATCCTTATCAGCAAATTCAGGTAAACAACCTTTTTGTAAGCCGGGCTTTGTATCTGGCTAATCCCTTACCCGAAGTATTTGCATCTTATGGCCACGAAGATACGCTTTGGGGTACTCACCTGGCAAAAGCAAAAATACCCGTGTGGCACCTAGATAATCCGGTTTGTCACGCGGGCTTAGTTTCTACTGCAAACTTTTTACTTAAAACCGAACAGGCGGTAAATAATTTGGTACTGCTAAACCAGAGTGGGCAAGTTGTATCATCCTCGTTGATTCGAACTTACAGATTTTTAAAAAAAGTAAAAGCGGTAAATTTATTCCGCTGGATTTTTGTAAAGGTGCAGTCGTTGCTTTTAGTTCGATTGCGTAGCGCCTGCCCAAGTTTAGTTTTATTGGACATGTATAAATTAGGCTTGTTCGTAAACGCCATACAGAAAACCCAAAAGCAAAATTTTTAA
- a CDS encoding cell division ATP-binding protein FtsE — MRDFSSSAPVVSLKDVSIHQDVQTVLQGVSFDIDKGEFVYLVGRTGSGKSSLLKTLYADLPLRSGMASVAGFPIFKLPRNQVPFLRRKIGIVFQDFQLLFDRTVAENLRFVLKATNWKDSSKIKQRISEVLMQVGLDSASNKMPHQLSGGEQQRVVIARALLNDPVILFADEPTGNLDPEVADGIMQLFNQINNRGTAVLMATHNHQIINAYPHRILKCEQGKVLDSAKQSFSLKDGI, encoded by the coding sequence ATGCGTGATTTTTCTTCTTCTGCGCCGGTGGTATCGTTAAAAGACGTTTCCATTCACCAGGACGTGCAAACGGTATTACAGGGCGTTTCTTTTGATATTGATAAAGGCGAATTTGTGTATCTGGTAGGTCGTACCGGTAGCGGTAAATCTTCTTTATTAAAAACCTTGTACGCCGATTTGCCTTTGCGCAGCGGCATGGCCAGTGTGGCGGGTTTCCCAATTTTTAAATTACCGCGCAACCAGGTGCCTTTTCTGCGTCGCAAAATCGGGATTGTATTTCAGGATTTTCAATTGCTGTTCGACCGGACCGTGGCGGAAAATTTGCGGTTTGTGTTAAAAGCAACCAACTGGAAAGATTCTTCCAAGATTAAACAACGCATTTCGGAAGTATTAATGCAGGTAGGTTTAGATTCGGCTTCGAACAAAATGCCGCACCAACTCTCGGGCGGGGAGCAGCAGCGCGTGGTAATTGCCCGGGCCTTGCTCAACGATCCGGTAATCTTATTTGCCGACGAACCTACTGGTAACCTGGACCCCGAAGTGGCCGATGGCATTATGCAGTTGTTTAATCAAATTAATAACCGGGGTACTGCTGTTTTAATGGCGACGCACAATCACCAAATCATCAACGCGTATCCGCACCGCATTTTAAAATGCGAGCAAGGCAAAGTCTTGGATTCGGCGAAACAAAGTTTCTCATTAAAGGATGGTATCTGA
- a CDS encoding serine hydrolase domain-containing protein codes for MKKYLLSLLLTCSVVFSYAQKIASPKSGVIFKNAAPETVSMSSERLQRLDNMIREYTSKNYVPGAIAFIARDGKIVYQKATGVNDLDKKTPLSPDAIMRIASQTKALTSLGVMLLFEEGKFLLDDPASKYIPTFKNPKVLEKFNEKDSTYTAVPAKREVTIRHLLTHTSGIGYAGIGSKEAVAIYAKANVTSGIGTPNGKVGDAMNRLGGLPLMHQPGEKFTYGLSTDVLGYLIEVLSGMPLDQFMRTRIFEPLDMQDTYFYLPTNKQNRLANLFTEDAQKNTIKAADRPGLSLDYPKVTNGTYFSGGAGLSSTITDYAKFLQMMLNQGSYNGKQIISPATVRLMTTNQIGDVNQGENNKFGLGFGIITAKGAAKLGVSEGSYEWGGYFGTSYWVDPKEGIVALIYTQKAPNSTGGSLSDKFKAMVYQAITNFKEPRLD; via the coding sequence ATGAAAAAATATTTACTTAGTTTACTGCTAACTTGCAGTGTAGTTTTTAGTTATGCCCAAAAAATAGCCAGCCCCAAATCTGGAGTAATTTTTAAAAATGCTGCTCCCGAAACAGTAAGCATGAGCAGTGAACGGCTGCAACGCCTGGATAACATGATCCGGGAATACACAAGTAAAAATTACGTGCCCGGCGCTATTGCCTTTATTGCCCGCGATGGTAAAATAGTGTACCAAAAAGCCACTGGCGTAAATGATTTAGATAAGAAAACGCCCTTATCGCCCGATGCCATTATGCGCATTGCCTCCCAAACCAAAGCCCTGACCAGCCTGGGCGTTATGCTGTTGTTTGAAGAAGGTAAATTTTTGCTCGACGATCCGGCATCTAAATACATTCCCACTTTTAAAAATCCAAAAGTTCTGGAAAAATTCAACGAAAAGGATTCTACTTACACGGCCGTGCCTGCCAAACGTGAAGTTACCATAAGGCATTTACTTACCCATACTTCGGGCATTGGGTACGCGGGTATCGGGAGCAAAGAGGCGGTAGCTATTTATGCCAAAGCTAATGTAACCAGCGGTATTGGTACTCCTAACGGCAAAGTGGGCGACGCCATGAACCGCTTAGGCGGATTACCACTCATGCACCAACCCGGCGAAAAATTTACGTATGGTTTAAGTACCGATGTGCTCGGGTATTTAATTGAAGTATTATCGGGCATGCCGCTGGACCAGTTTATGCGCACCCGCATTTTTGAACCGCTGGATATGCAGGATACTTATTTTTACTTACCCACGAATAAGCAAAACCGGCTGGCGAACTTGTTTACCGAAGATGCCCAAAAAAATACGATTAAAGCAGCTGACCGTCCAGGTTTATCATTAGATTACCCGAAAGTGACCAATGGTACTTACTTTTCTGGGGGCGCGGGTTTATCTTCTACCATCACCGATTACGCTAAATTTCTGCAGATGATGTTGAACCAGGGATCGTACAATGGCAAGCAAATTATTAGTCCGGCAACCGTACGTTTAATGACCACCAACCAGATTGGCGACGTAAACCAGGGCGAAAACAACAAGTTTGGTTTAGGTTTTGGTATAATCACGGCTAAAGGCGCTGCCAAGTTAGGCGTATCTGAAGGTTCTTATGAATGGGGCGGCTATTTTGGTACGAGTTATTGGGTAGACCCCAAAGAAGGTATCGTGGCCTTAATCTATACCCAAAAAGCGCCGAATAGTACGGGTGGCTCTTTAAGCGACAAATTTAAAGCGATGGTGTACCAGGCCATCACCAACTTTAAGGAACCAAGGCTGGATTAA
- the guaA gene encoding glutamine-hydrolyzing GMP synthase has product MPEKILILDFGSQYTQLIARRVRELNVYCEIHPFNKVPAFTPDIKGVILSGSPCSVRDEDHPNPDLNQYLGQTPVLGVCYGAQLLAFENGGDVIASTIREYGRARLSEVHATNRLLKEITIGSQVWMSHGDTIKQIPDNFEIIASTDSVAVAAYKIAGQETYGIQFHPEVTHTTEGKTLLRNFVVHICGCQQDWTPDQFIESTVQELRDLIGNDKVVLGLSGGVDSSVAAMLIHQAIGKNLYCIFVDNGLLRHNEFQSVLDSYQHMGLNVKGVDAKANFYNTLAGLTDPEQKRKAIGRVFIEVFDEEAHQIEDVKWLAQGTIYPDVIESVSVKGPSVTIKSHHNVGGLPDFMKLKVVEPLKSLFKDEVRLVGKTLNIDDLILSRHPFPGPGLAIRIIGDITPQKVHILQQVDHIFISGLRTSGLYNEVWQAGAMLLPVQSVGVMGDERTYENVVALRAVTSVDGMTADWAHLPYEFLADVSNEIINKVKGVNRVVYDISSKPPATIEWE; this is encoded by the coding sequence ATGCCAGAAAAAATTCTCATTCTCGATTTTGGTTCGCAATACACCCAACTAATTGCCCGCCGGGTACGCGAACTTAATGTTTACTGCGAAATTCATCCGTTTAATAAAGTTCCGGCTTTTACCCCGGATATTAAGGGCGTTATTTTATCGGGCAGCCCTTGCTCGGTGCGCGACGAAGACCATCCGAACCCGGACTTAAACCAATATTTAGGTCAAACTCCCGTATTGGGTGTGTGCTACGGCGCTCAGTTGCTCGCCTTTGAAAATGGCGGCGATGTCATTGCTTCAACAATTCGCGAATACGGCCGGGCCCGGCTCAGCGAGGTACACGCCACCAACCGGCTATTAAAAGAAATAACCATTGGTTCTCAGGTGTGGATGTCGCACGGCGATACCATTAAGCAAATTCCGGATAATTTTGAAATTATTGCCTCTACCGATTCGGTGGCGGTGGCCGCGTATAAAATTGCCGGCCAGGAAACCTACGGCATTCAGTTTCACCCGGAAGTAACCCACACCACCGAAGGTAAAACCTTGCTGCGTAACTTTGTGGTGCATATCTGCGGGTGCCAGCAAGACTGGACTCCCGACCAATTCATTGAATCTACAGTTCAGGAATTGCGCGATTTAATTGGTAACGACAAAGTAGTTTTGGGTTTATCGGGCGGCGTCGATTCGTCGGTAGCGGCCATGCTGATTCACCAGGCCATCGGCAAAAACTTGTATTGTATTTTTGTAGATAACGGTTTGCTGCGCCACAACGAATTCCAAAGCGTATTGGACTCGTACCAGCACATGGGCTTAAACGTGAAAGGTGTGGATGCCAAAGCAAATTTCTATAACACTCTGGCTGGTTTAACCGATCCGGAACAAAAACGCAAAGCCATTGGCCGGGTTTTCATCGAAGTTTTTGACGAAGAAGCGCACCAGATTGAAGACGTAAAATGGTTGGCCCAGGGCACCATTTACCCCGACGTGATTGAATCCGTTTCGGTAAAAGGCCCATCGGTTACTATCAAGTCGCACCACAACGTAGGCGGACTACCCGATTTCATGAAATTAAAAGTAGTAGAGCCGCTGAAAAGTTTATTTAAAGACGAAGTGCGCTTAGTTGGTAAAACATTAAACATCGATGATTTGATTTTAAGCCGGCACCCTTTCCCGGGACCAGGTTTGGCAATCCGCATTATCGGCGACATTACCCCGCAAAAAGTGCACATCCTTCAGCAAGTTGATCATATCTTTATTTCGGGCTTACGCACATCTGGTTTATACAACGAAGTTTGGCAAGCCGGCGCCATGTTGCTGCCAGTGCAAAGCGTGGGCGTAATGGGCGACGAACGCACTTACGAAAACGTTGTAGCCTTACGTGCCGTAACCAGCGTAGACGGCATGACCGCCGATTGGGCGCATTTACCTTATGAGTTTTTAGCGGACGTTTCGAACGAAATTATAAACAAGGTAAAAGGCGTAAACCGCGTAGTGTACGATATAAGCTCTAAACCACCGGCTACCATTGAGTGGGAGTAA
- a CDS encoding fructose-6-phosphate aldolase, with protein sequence MYIIKVKGKAKIPDYIQLRDENFVLIAYFRADRPLKNLERYGLADKETALAAVIQELEFGKLQKLEI encoded by the coding sequence GTGTACATCATTAAAGTAAAAGGCAAAGCCAAAATTCCGGATTATATTCAGTTACGCGACGAAAATTTCGTGCTGATTGCCTACTTCCGGGCCGATCGTCCGTTAAAGAATTTAGAGCGGTACGGGTTAGCCGATAAGGAAACTGCTTTGGCGGCCGTTATACAAGAACTGGAATTTGGAAAGCTCCAGAAACTGGAAATTTGA